A stretch of Pseudoclavibacter chungangensis DNA encodes these proteins:
- a CDS encoding glycosyltransferase yields MLIAGDTFPPDVNGAAKFTENLASGMAGRGHDVHVVVPASSRRHGTGFEDYGGQRVTVHRLPSYRWPPHDWLRFVLPWRARTHCTRILDLVKPDVVHFQSAVVIGRAVAIEAERRGIRLIGTNHLMIENVIEHTLLPNALRPLLARLWWADARKTLLRASAVTTPTRRAAEFLMEVGGLENVLAISCGIRVGDYTAGFGEKPERRVLFVGRVTGEKHIDVLLQAMTRLGDIGARLDVAGGGDLLKHLEHQARSLGLANRATFHGYVSDEELRRLYTESSVFAMPSIAELQSIATMEAMASGLPVVAANAMALPHLVHNGENGYLFEPGDADDLANRLRQVLTMPLSERNELGRESLRLVQMHDIDRTLELFERLYRGEPASAVARDSVNEQDRSLDGAPRTGTIQLPRRDDESGTGAQRDPHS; encoded by the coding sequence GTGCTCATCGCGGGTGACACGTTCCCGCCGGACGTGAACGGCGCGGCGAAGTTCACCGAGAACCTCGCGTCCGGCATGGCCGGTCGCGGGCACGACGTGCACGTCGTCGTCCCGGCATCGAGCCGCCGCCACGGCACGGGTTTCGAGGACTACGGCGGCCAACGCGTCACCGTCCATCGGCTCCCGTCGTACCGCTGGCCGCCGCACGACTGGCTGCGCTTCGTGCTGCCGTGGCGCGCACGCACGCACTGCACCCGCATCCTCGACCTCGTGAAGCCCGACGTCGTGCACTTCCAGTCGGCCGTCGTCATCGGGCGCGCCGTGGCCATCGAGGCGGAACGCCGCGGCATCCGCCTCATCGGCACGAATCACCTGATGATCGAGAACGTCATCGAGCACACGCTCCTCCCGAACGCGCTGCGGCCGCTGCTCGCGCGACTCTGGTGGGCGGACGCGCGCAAGACCCTGCTCCGCGCATCGGCGGTCACGACGCCGACGCGACGGGCCGCCGAGTTCCTCATGGAGGTCGGTGGCCTCGAGAACGTCCTCGCCATCTCGTGCGGGATCCGCGTCGGTGACTACACGGCCGGCTTCGGCGAGAAGCCAGAGCGTCGGGTGCTGTTCGTCGGTCGCGTGACCGGCGAGAAGCACATCGACGTGCTGCTGCAGGCGATGACGCGGCTCGGTGACATCGGCGCGCGTCTCGACGTCGCCGGCGGCGGCGATCTGCTCAAGCACCTCGAGCACCAGGCCCGCTCGCTCGGACTCGCCAATCGCGCCACGTTCCACGGCTACGTGAGCGACGAGGAGCTGCGCCGCCTCTACACCGAGTCGTCGGTGTTCGCGATGCCCTCCATCGCCGAACTGCAGTCGATCGCGACGATGGAGGCCATGGCGTCGGGGCTCCCCGTCGTCGCGGCCAACGCGATGGCCCTGCCGCACCTCGTGCACAACGGCGAGAACGGCTACCTGTTCGAGCCCGGCGACGCCGACGACCTCGCGAACCGTTTGCGCCAGGTGCTGACGATGCCGCTCTCCGAGCGGAACGAGCTCGGGCGAGAGAGCCTCCGGCTGGTGCAGATGCACGACATCGATCGCACACTCGAGCTCTTCGAGCGGCTCTATCGCGGTGAGCCCGCGAGCGCGGTCGCGCGGGACTCCGTGAACGAGCAGGACCGATCGCTCGACGGGGCACCGCGGACCGGCACGATCCAGTTGCCGCGCCGAGACGACGAATCCGGAACGGGAGCGCAGCGTGACCCCCATTCGTGA